CAGTTTTGGAGCGACCAGAATACTCAGTTCTAACCCACGAGCCAGCTGAGCAACGACGATCGTCACCACAGGATGTTCAAAACGGTCCTCCAGCAAGGCCGCAGGAGAATCAAAACCGGAGGCGTACCCTCTCGGGTACGTTGAGGATTTTGATGAGCCGAGAACGAAGCTGGAGGCCGTTTTCAACATCCGTCTAATCTTGAGAAATCTTCGGTTCAGAATACCTCTGCCCAGGCGCAATGCTTGATTGGGCATACCGTTTATAGAACCTCATCACATCCCGCACCGAGACGACGCCGACAATCTCTCCGCCTTTCGTCACGGCCAGATGACGCACACCAAGGTCACTCATCATGTCTTCCGCATCATGGACCGACTCACTTCCCTCGATCGTGCACAGGGGCGTCGTCATGATCTTCTCGACTGTCAGCCGGCCGAGAGGCTTTCCGGCCGCCACCGCCCGGCGGACAATATCCGTGTCCGTCACAATGCCCACCAGCTGCTTGCCCTTCTTCACCAGCAGCGACCCGACTCGGGCCGTCCGCATCTTCTTCGCCGCACTCACAACCGACACCGCCGGCCCGACCGTGTGGGGATGTTTGCTCATGATCTTGGATACGGTAGACATGATGTCCCTCCTCTCGTTGATGGGATCGAGTGGACAGAACGCCGGCCGCGCTCATTCGGCTTTGATTTAGCGTAACACAATGAGAAGGGAGCACTCAAAACAGTCGAAACGAGAGGGATGAGAGATGCGAGCCTGAAAACTAGCTTCGCCTCTATAATTCAGAAGCTACGTCTGTTCAAAATGGCCTTCCGGCGAGGCCGCAGGCGAGAAACGACCGGAGGCGTAACATTCCTCACCCACCCGCCCCAAGCTGCCAGAGCAGCTTCTTCCCGAAGGACTACGTTGAGGATGCTTTCGAGGAGAGAACGCAACCGCGGAACGGCGCGTCTCAGCGCGCCGGGGCTGGGTGGGTACAAAATGAAGCCGTTTTCAGCATCCTCACACTGTCAGTACTATCTTCCCAAAGACCTTTCGG
The window above is part of the Nitrospira lenta genome. Proteins encoded here:
- a CDS encoding CBS domain-containing protein, with translation MSTVSKIMSKHPHTVGPAVSVVSAAKKMRTARVGSLLVKKGKQLVGIVTDTDIVRRAVAAGKPLGRLTVEKIMTTPLCTIEGSESVHDAEDMMSDLGVRHLAVTKGGEIVGVVSVRDVMRFYKRYAQSSIAPGQRYSEPKISQD